One Mycolicibacterium parafortuitum DNA segment encodes these proteins:
- a CDS encoding carboxylesterase/lipase family protein, which yields MAVVAGDPTILHTPSGDLRGTVDAGVGVWRGVPYAEQPVAARRFRAPQPLTRWTGVRDATEHGPLPPQTKSFVGGGRDDPKARDEACLTLTVWSPDTTASLPVMVWIPGGAFVYGAGQFQLYNGSRLAVNGDVVVVNVTYRIGVFGGFELGDLGDGFDDNLALRDQIAALRWVRENIAAFGGDPHRVTVFGESAGATSVLALMASPAARGLFGRAIAQSPALPLIADREMRAANSQEFLRRLGVGASEVKALPQRELRRAAGMIQLTSAGTTPTLAYGLTHGTELLPLHPIDAARAGAMAPVPLIVGTNSHEASMFAWTKPPMLPTTRAAIDGFFERTAPHAKAQVLKAYPRFPRRSALVAFGADAMFGGPTWAFADAYSGNGPTRMYRFDHFGLSLRMLGLGATHGSEIVHIHHSYESYIGRKLHPLGRRIQPGVGRRMQRAWLDFAHGSETDWPLYTAEQRFTRLITSTRDVIAPDPDRDRRQAWAAVY from the coding sequence GTGGCCGTCGTCGCCGGAGATCCCACGATCCTGCACACCCCGTCGGGTGACCTGCGGGGCACGGTCGATGCCGGTGTCGGCGTGTGGCGCGGTGTTCCGTACGCCGAGCAGCCCGTGGCAGCACGCCGGTTCCGCGCACCGCAACCGCTCACGCGGTGGACCGGGGTGCGAGACGCTACCGAGCACGGACCGCTGCCCCCGCAGACCAAGTCGTTCGTCGGCGGTGGACGCGACGATCCGAAGGCCCGCGACGAGGCCTGTCTGACGCTGACGGTGTGGTCCCCGGACACCACCGCATCGCTTCCGGTCATGGTGTGGATTCCCGGCGGCGCGTTCGTCTACGGAGCCGGCCAATTCCAGCTCTACAACGGATCGCGGCTGGCCGTCAACGGCGATGTCGTGGTCGTCAACGTGACCTACCGGATCGGGGTGTTCGGCGGGTTCGAGCTCGGGGATCTCGGGGACGGCTTCGACGACAACCTGGCGTTGCGCGATCAGATCGCCGCGTTGCGGTGGGTGCGCGAGAACATCGCGGCGTTCGGCGGCGACCCTCACCGGGTCACCGTGTTCGGGGAATCCGCCGGTGCGACGTCGGTGCTGGCTCTGATGGCCTCGCCCGCCGCGCGCGGACTGTTCGGCCGCGCGATCGCGCAGAGCCCGGCGCTCCCGCTGATCGCCGACCGTGAGATGCGCGCTGCCAACAGCCAGGAGTTCCTGCGCCGCCTCGGTGTCGGAGCCTCTGAGGTGAAGGCGCTCCCGCAACGCGAGCTGCGTCGCGCCGCGGGCATGATCCAGCTCACGAGCGCCGGGACCACCCCGACTCTGGCGTACGGACTGACGCATGGCACCGAGCTGTTGCCGCTGCACCCGATCGATGCCGCCCGCGCGGGCGCGATGGCTCCGGTGCCGCTGATCGTCGGGACCAACAGCCACGAGGCGTCGATGTTCGCGTGGACCAAACCGCCGATGCTGCCGACCACGAGGGCGGCGATCGACGGGTTCTTCGAGCGGACCGCCCCACATGCCAAAGCGCAAGTGCTGAAGGCATATCCGAGGTTTCCGCGGCGCAGTGCGCTGGTCGCGTTCGGTGCCGACGCGATGTTCGGCGGTCCCACCTGGGCGTTCGCCGACGCGTACAGCGGCAACGGCCCGACTCGGATGTACCGGTTCGACCACTTCGGGCTGAGCCTGCGCATGCTCGGGTTGGGCGCGACCCACGGCAGCGAGATCGTGCACATCCACCACAGCTACGAGTCGTACATCGGGCGCAAACTCCACCCGCTGGGCCGGCGGATCCAGCCCGGGGTGGGCCGCCGGATGCAGCGGGCCTGGCTCGACTTCGCCCACGGCAGCGAGACCGACTGGCCGCTCTATACGGCCGAGCAGCGGTTCACCCGGTTGATCACCTCGACCCGCGACGTCATCGCGCCCGACCCGGACAGGGATCGGCGGCAGGCATGGGCAGCCGTGTACTAG
- the ypfJ gene encoding KPN_02809 family neutral zinc metallopeptidase, whose product MTFNEGMRIDTSTTSTGGGRGPGRGIAVGGGLGGLLIVVVALFLGVDPSTVVPEQQMDTQGVDAPGFDLSQCQTGADANSIVQCRVVATGNSLDGVWADLMPGYTRPHVMLFTGGTNTGGCGYASSAVGPFYCPGDQTAYFDTDFFDTLVTEFGSSGGPLAEEYVVAHEFGHHIQNLQGVLGRAQQDPTGPTGGGVRTELQADCYAGVWAHYASITKQEGTDVTFLKPLTDKDIADALSAASAVGDDRIQEAATGRVSPESWTHGSSEQRQKWFTTGYQTGDPAKCDTFATNNLG is encoded by the coding sequence ATGACCTTCAACGAAGGCATGCGGATCGACACCAGCACTACATCCACCGGGGGCGGTCGCGGGCCCGGACGGGGTATCGCGGTCGGCGGCGGACTCGGCGGACTGCTGATCGTGGTGGTGGCGCTGTTCCTCGGCGTCGATCCGAGCACGGTGGTCCCCGAGCAGCAGATGGACACCCAGGGTGTCGACGCGCCGGGATTCGACCTGAGCCAGTGCCAGACCGGTGCCGACGCCAACAGCATCGTGCAGTGCCGGGTGGTCGCGACGGGCAATTCGCTCGACGGGGTGTGGGCGGACCTGATGCCGGGGTACACCCGCCCGCATGTCATGTTGTTCACCGGCGGGACCAACACCGGTGGCTGCGGATATGCCAGCAGCGCCGTCGGCCCGTTCTACTGCCCCGGCGACCAGACCGCGTACTTCGACACCGACTTCTTCGACACGCTGGTCACCGAATTCGGCTCCAGCGGCGGACCACTCGCCGAGGAGTATGTCGTCGCCCACGAGTTCGGCCACCACATCCAGAACCTGCAGGGGGTGCTCGGCCGCGCCCAGCAGGACCCGACGGGCCCGACCGGCGGCGGGGTGCGCACCGAACTGCAGGCCGACTGCTACGCCGGCGTGTGGGCGCACTACGCGTCGATCACCAAGCAGGAGGGCACTGACGTGACGTTCCTGAAGCCGTTGACCGACAAGGACATCGCCGACGCGCTGTCCGCCGCGTCCGCGGTCGGCGACGACCGGATCCAGGAGGCGGCGACCGGCCGGGTCAGCCCGGAATCGTGGACGCACGGGTCCTCCGAACAGCGCCAGAAGTGGTTCACCACCGGTTATCAGACCGGCGACCCGGCCAAGTGCGACACCTTCGCGACGAACAACCTTGGCTAG
- a CDS encoding DUF885 domain-containing protein — protein sequence MARPTTAVDAVAERYLDVSAALDPCAATESGITGFDDQITDYSPDGVAARVDAAKAALRELDATEPADAADIVTAAAMRERLGVLVELHDAGLDVGELNVIASPLQTMRDVFDLMATDTDEDWAVIARRLDQIPQRVSGYAEALRQAAATGHAPAARQVRRGIQQAGQIAELFVTMVAGAPADNPTLRAELQQRAQDAANAYASLTTVLRDEIGPHARDTDGCGRDAYAVMSRLFLGAAVDFDETYEWGMDLLARIVAEQDEIAERLYPGASAAEALRRLDSEERYLIHGTDALQTWMQELSDRVVDALADTHFDIDPPLRNLECRIAPTQTGGIYYTGPSEDLSRPGRMWWSVPPGVHTFHTWQEMTTVFHEGVPGHHLQIGRAVVLTDRLNRWRRLGCWVSGHGEGWALYAERLMAELGWLEDAGNRMGMLDAQRFRAARVVIDIGVHCGLAAPDGGTWDADRAWTFLQNHSAMAEENLRFELDRYLGWPGQAPSYAIGQRIWQQLRDDTLARGVSLKEFHSRALDLGGLPLEVLQSAVAAA from the coding sequence TTGGCTAGGCCGACCACGGCCGTCGACGCCGTTGCCGAACGCTATCTGGACGTCTCGGCGGCGCTGGATCCTTGTGCGGCAACGGAATCCGGGATCACCGGCTTCGACGACCAGATCACCGACTACTCCCCCGACGGAGTCGCGGCGCGCGTCGACGCCGCGAAGGCGGCGCTGCGCGAACTCGACGCGACCGAACCCGCCGACGCCGCCGACATCGTCACCGCCGCCGCGATGCGCGAACGCCTCGGCGTGCTCGTCGAACTGCACGACGCGGGCCTCGACGTCGGCGAACTGAACGTCATCGCGTCTCCGCTGCAGACGATGCGCGACGTGTTCGACCTGATGGCCACCGACACCGACGAGGACTGGGCGGTCATCGCCCGACGTCTGGATCAGATCCCGCAGCGGGTGAGCGGGTACGCCGAGGCGTTGCGCCAGGCCGCGGCCACCGGACACGCCCCGGCCGCACGCCAGGTCCGCCGCGGCATCCAGCAGGCAGGCCAGATCGCCGAGTTGTTCGTCACGATGGTCGCCGGCGCCCCTGCCGACAACCCCACGCTGCGTGCCGAACTTCAGCAGCGCGCCCAGGATGCCGCGAACGCATACGCGTCCCTGACCACGGTGCTGCGCGACGAGATCGGACCGCACGCCCGCGACACCGACGGGTGCGGGCGTGACGCGTATGCGGTGATGTCGCGGTTGTTCCTCGGTGCCGCCGTCGATTTCGACGAGACCTACGAGTGGGGCATGGATCTGCTGGCCCGCATCGTCGCCGAACAGGACGAGATCGCCGAGCGACTCTACCCCGGCGCGTCGGCGGCCGAGGCACTGCGCCGGCTCGACAGCGAGGAGCGCTACCTGATCCACGGCACCGACGCACTGCAGACCTGGATGCAGGAACTCTCGGACCGGGTGGTCGACGCGCTGGCCGACACCCACTTCGACATCGATCCGCCATTGCGCAACCTGGAGTGCCGGATCGCGCCGACGCAGACCGGCGGCATCTACTACACGGGACCGTCGGAGGATCTGAGCAGGCCGGGCCGGATGTGGTGGTCGGTGCCGCCGGGCGTGCACACGTTCCACACATGGCAGGAGATGACGACGGTCTTCCACGAGGGCGTTCCCGGACATCATCTGCAGATCGGCCGCGCTGTCGTGCTGACCGACCGGTTGAACCGGTGGCGCAGGCTGGGCTGCTGGGTGTCCGGGCACGGCGAAGGTTGGGCGTTGTATGCCGAGCGCCTGATGGCCGAACTGGGTTGGCTCGAGGACGCCGGCAACCGGATGGGAATGCTTGACGCGCAGCGCTTCCGGGCCGCCCGCGTGGTGATCGACATCGGGGTGCACTGCGGGCTGGCGGCACCCGACGGCGGCACCTGGGACGCCGATCGGGCGTGGACGTTCCTGCAGAACCACAGCGCGATGGCCGAGGAGAACCTGCGCTTCGAGCTCGACCGCTATCTGGGCTGGCCGGGACAGGCGCCGTCGTATGCGATCGGCCAGCGGATCTGGCAGCAACTGCGCGACGACACGCTGGCCCGGGGCGTCTCCCTGAAGGAGTTCCACAGCCGCGCGCTGGATCTCGGCGGCCTTCCGCTGGAGGTGCTGCAGTCGGCGGTGGCTGCGGCCTGA
- a CDS encoding SDR family oxidoreductase, protein MRIAVAGATGNIGARTAVFLERDGHEVVRISRSQGIDLLTGEGLDAALTGVDAVVDTVSAPPADRDRTTEYFGTTTANLLAAEQRAGVGHHVLLSIVGIHGIEGNAHYAGKREQERLVAASQVPWTIVPATQFHDFAAMVAGWAEQDGVAPIAPLLVQPIAPDDIAQVLTEVATGTPQGRHVDVAGPETQDLVDMARRTLEARGHPVKLVPTWSGMFGVSMAGNVLLPNEDARIMPTTFEQWLAAEAR, encoded by the coding sequence ATGCGTATCGCAGTCGCAGGAGCAACGGGCAACATCGGGGCCCGCACCGCCGTGTTCCTCGAACGTGACGGTCACGAGGTGGTCCGGATCAGTCGGTCACAGGGCATCGACCTGTTGACAGGCGAGGGCCTGGACGCGGCACTGACCGGAGTCGACGCGGTCGTCGACACCGTCAGCGCCCCGCCCGCCGACCGGGACCGCACCACCGAGTACTTCGGCACCACCACCGCCAATCTGCTGGCCGCCGAGCAGCGCGCCGGGGTCGGTCACCACGTTCTCCTCTCGATCGTCGGCATTCACGGCATCGAGGGCAATGCGCACTATGCGGGCAAGCGCGAGCAGGAACGGCTCGTCGCCGCGTCCCAGGTGCCGTGGACGATCGTGCCCGCCACCCAGTTCCACGACTTCGCGGCCATGGTCGCGGGTTGGGCCGAACAGGACGGCGTGGCCCCCATCGCCCCGCTGCTGGTGCAGCCGATCGCCCCCGACGACATCGCGCAAGTCCTCACCGAGGTCGCCACCGGCACGCCGCAGGGGCGCCACGTCGACGTCGCCGGACCCGAGACTCAGGACCTCGTCGACATGGCCCGCCGGACGCTGGAAGCGCGCGGCCACCCGGTCAAGTTGGTGCCGACGTGGTCCGGGATGTTCGGTGTCTCGATGGCCGGAAATGTGTTGCTCCCCAACGAGGACGCCCGCATCATGCCGACCACGTTCGAGCAGTGGCTCGCGGCCGAAGCCCGGTAG
- a CDS encoding acyl-CoA thioesterase — MTTESAQTTEPVQWTVQGLLDLFDAESAGENAFTAQTGPAGEDERQVVEGTQILAASIVAAAKRFPDKSIRSAYSVFARAVMVAAGPVELELDVVSEGRSTATAIVTAKQNGKRCITTTILADVPTGDVIRHHLPRPEVAGPGEANPSPMPMTGRELRLVDVVDVNSPDEVGPPELYAWLHYDPIPQRDDLAKALVAYFTGHLGISTTMRAHEGIGTAQAHLSVSTAPMTVSVSFHEPVTWGGWLLYTHESTQVGSGMSYVRGAVHTEEGELIASFTQDALIRPLRTTDTAIKEQSRL, encoded by the coding sequence ATGACGACGGAATCGGCGCAGACGACGGAACCGGTGCAGTGGACGGTCCAGGGATTGCTCGACCTGTTCGACGCAGAATCCGCGGGAGAGAACGCGTTCACCGCCCAGACCGGTCCCGCCGGTGAGGACGAGCGTCAGGTGGTCGAGGGCACCCAGATTCTCGCGGCCTCGATCGTCGCCGCCGCCAAGCGCTTTCCGGACAAGTCGATCCGGTCGGCGTACTCGGTGTTCGCCCGAGCGGTGATGGTGGCCGCCGGTCCGGTCGAGCTGGAGCTCGATGTGGTCAGCGAGGGCCGTTCCACCGCAACGGCGATCGTGACGGCCAAGCAGAACGGCAAGCGCTGCATCACGACCACGATCCTGGCCGACGTGCCGACCGGGGACGTGATCCGCCACCACCTGCCCAGACCCGAGGTGGCCGGCCCGGGTGAGGCGAACCCGTCCCCGATGCCGATGACCGGGCGCGAGCTGCGCCTGGTCGACGTGGTCGACGTCAACAGCCCCGACGAGGTCGGGCCGCCCGAGCTCTACGCCTGGCTGCACTACGACCCGATCCCGCAACGCGACGACCTCGCCAAGGCGCTGGTCGCGTATTTCACCGGCCACCTTGGCATTTCGACGACGATGCGCGCGCACGAGGGGATCGGGACCGCCCAGGCGCACCTGAGCGTGTCGACGGCGCCGATGACGGTGTCGGTGAGCTTCCACGAGCCGGTCACCTGGGGTGGCTGGCTGCTCTACACCCATGAGAGCACTCAGGTCGGATCGGGCATGTCCTACGTGCGCGGTGCGGTGCACACCGAAGAGGGCGAGCTGATCGCGTCGTTCACCCAGGACGCACTGATCCGCCCGCTGCGCACCACCGACACCGCGATCAAAGAACAGTCGCGGCTGTAG
- a CDS encoding TetR/AcrR family transcriptional regulator encodes MADGMPPESRAGRFMRSALDILGETGRTDFTVLEVVERSKTSLRAFYQHFSTKDELLLALVETIMADSTERWRAETDPLTGDDALRLLIERISAPAQSSTQDSINRGLTYYNDHLLESRPKEFAKVLAPLHRLVGDILRRGITDGTFRPDLDVDTDAAILMQTVLGTRRLRDLGADLNGVPIEGNHIYEFCLRSILR; translated from the coding sequence ATGGCCGACGGCATGCCCCCGGAGTCCCGCGCCGGTCGCTTCATGCGCTCCGCACTGGACATCCTGGGCGAAACCGGCAGAACAGATTTCACCGTGCTCGAGGTCGTCGAACGGTCGAAGACCTCGCTGCGGGCGTTCTACCAACACTTCTCGACCAAGGACGAACTACTGCTGGCCCTCGTCGAGACGATCATGGCCGACTCCACCGAGCGCTGGCGTGCCGAGACCGATCCACTCACCGGTGACGACGCGTTGCGCCTGTTGATCGAACGGATCAGCGCCCCCGCGCAGTCCAGCACCCAGGACAGCATCAACCGCGGCCTGACCTACTACAACGACCACCTGCTGGAGAGCAGGCCGAAGGAGTTCGCGAAAGTCCTGGCGCCACTGCACCGGCTGGTCGGCGACATCCTGCGCCGGGGCATCACCGACGGCACGTTCCGCCCCGATCTCGACGTCGACACCGACGCCGCGATCCTGATGCAGACCGTGCTGGGAACCCGCCGATTGCGCGACCTCGGCGCCGACCTCAACGGCGTGCCGATCGAGGGCAACCACATCTACGAGTTCTGCCTACGCAGCATCCTCAGATAG
- a CDS encoding amidohydrolase family protein → MPSRILDYPVFDADNHFYEPKEALTKFLPDKRKGVIDYIDVHGRTKIMVRNHISDYIPNPTFEVVARPGAQEEYFRHGSGGKSFREIMGKPMKSIPAFRDPQARLEVMDGLGLDYTLMFPTLASLVEERLKDDPELIHDIIHALNEWMYETWHFNYEDRIFSTPVITLPIVDRALEELEWCLERGAKTVLVRPAPVPGYRGTRSFGTEEFDPFWRACVDAGIPVAMHASDSGYAQYLNDWEPADEFLPFRPTAFRMVAMGKRPIEDTMAALVCHGAFTRNPDLRILSIENGASWVPYLFYQFNDVYSKMPQEFPEDPVEAFRRCVYVAPFWEDDFKKMSDLCGIDRVIFGSDWPHPEGLADPINLVSDLEAHGLDDEGVRKVMGKNMVDLFGVENKVVYKPDVPALALS, encoded by the coding sequence ATGCCGTCACGCATACTCGACTATCCGGTGTTCGATGCCGACAACCACTTCTACGAGCCCAAGGAAGCGCTGACGAAGTTCCTGCCGGACAAGCGCAAGGGCGTCATCGACTACATCGACGTACACGGCCGCACCAAGATCATGGTGCGCAACCACATCAGCGACTACATCCCTAACCCGACGTTCGAGGTGGTCGCGCGCCCCGGCGCCCAGGAGGAGTACTTCCGCCACGGCAGCGGCGGCAAGAGCTTCCGCGAGATCATGGGCAAGCCGATGAAATCCATCCCGGCGTTCCGCGATCCCCAGGCGCGCCTCGAGGTGATGGACGGGCTCGGCCTGGACTACACGTTGATGTTCCCGACGCTGGCCTCGCTGGTCGAGGAACGCCTCAAGGACGACCCCGAGCTGATCCACGACATCATCCATGCGCTCAACGAATGGATGTATGAGACTTGGCATTTCAACTACGAGGACCGAATCTTCTCGACACCGGTGATCACCCTGCCGATCGTCGACCGCGCGCTCGAAGAGCTCGAGTGGTGCCTGGAGCGCGGCGCCAAGACCGTGCTGGTCCGACCGGCCCCGGTGCCCGGCTACCGCGGCACCCGCTCGTTCGGCACCGAGGAGTTCGACCCGTTCTGGCGGGCCTGTGTCGACGCCGGCATCCCGGTCGCGATGCACGCCTCCGACAGCGGATACGCCCAGTACCTCAACGATTGGGAGCCGGCCGACGAGTTTCTGCCGTTCCGGCCCACCGCATTCCGGATGGTCGCGATGGGCAAGCGCCCCATCGAGGACACGATGGCGGCGCTGGTGTGCCACGGCGCGTTCACCCGAAACCCGGATCTGCGCATCCTGTCGATCGAGAACGGCGCGTCGTGGGTGCCGTACCTGTTCTACCAGTTCAACGACGTGTATTCGAAGATGCCGCAGGAGTTTCCGGAGGATCCGGTGGAGGCGTTCCGGCGCTGCGTGTACGTCGCGCCGTTCTGGGAGGACGACTTCAAGAAGATGTCCGACCTCTGCGGGATCGACCGGGTCATCTTCGGCTCCGACTGGCCGCACCCGGAAGGCCTGGCCGACCCGATCAACCTGGTCTCGGACCTGGAGGCTCACGGCCTCGACGACGAAGGCGTGCGAAAGGTGATGGGCAAGAACATGGTCGACCTGTTCGGAGTCGAGAACAAGGTCGTCTACAAGCCCGACGTACCCGCGCTCGCCCTCAGCTGA
- a CDS encoding acyl-CoA dehydrogenase family protein, with product MTDLANPEQLLFVSTTQTFLEKQASLTHVRGLHASGVAFQPEWWQRAAELGWTSLLVPEELGGGSVSGDGVADLALVAEQVGHTVAPGPLHPVSVVLAGLVEAPEGHQDSIDALVAGELVASWAVYEPRQPFATTAAVTTATPTGSGYRIDGVKDRVEAGADCGAVLVVATCDGQLRQFLVPIDTPGVTVTPQESVDLVKRYARVEFDGVEVPESAAVGSAEQTAAIIERQRQIALVLQCAEIVGILDAVLTMTYQWLNDRHSFGRPLSSYQALKHRAADIKLWFEACRGTTAGAVRAVADRSPDAEMLVSVAKAYVAERAPVILQDSVQLHGGIGVTWEHDLHLYLRRVALYRAVYGSPEDHHRAVYRLSKKAEVPA from the coding sequence ATGACCGACCTGGCCAACCCGGAACAACTGCTGTTCGTCTCCACCACCCAGACGTTTCTGGAGAAGCAGGCGTCGTTGACCCACGTGCGCGGGCTGCATGCCTCCGGCGTGGCATTCCAGCCCGAATGGTGGCAGCGCGCCGCCGAACTCGGCTGGACCAGTCTGCTGGTACCCGAAGAACTCGGCGGCGGAAGCGTTTCCGGCGACGGGGTGGCGGATCTGGCGCTGGTCGCCGAGCAGGTCGGGCACACCGTCGCCCCTGGGCCGCTGCATCCGGTCAGTGTGGTGCTCGCCGGGCTCGTCGAGGCACCGGAGGGCCATCAGGACTCCATCGACGCGCTCGTCGCCGGTGAACTGGTCGCGTCGTGGGCGGTGTACGAACCCCGGCAGCCGTTCGCCACCACCGCGGCGGTGACCACCGCGACCCCCACCGGATCCGGGTACCGGATCGACGGGGTCAAGGACCGCGTCGAGGCCGGCGCCGACTGCGGTGCGGTGCTCGTGGTCGCGACATGCGACGGGCAGCTGCGCCAGTTTCTGGTGCCGATCGATACCCCCGGCGTGACCGTCACCCCCCAGGAGTCGGTCGACCTGGTCAAACGTTATGCCCGAGTGGAATTCGACGGTGTCGAGGTGCCCGAGTCCGCGGCGGTGGGCTCGGCCGAGCAGACCGCCGCGATCATCGAGCGGCAACGCCAGATCGCGCTCGTGCTGCAGTGTGCCGAAATCGTCGGCATCCTCGACGCGGTGCTGACCATGACCTACCAGTGGCTCAACGACCGGCACAGCTTCGGCCGCCCGCTGTCGTCGTATCAGGCGCTCAAGCATCGCGCGGCTGACATCAAGCTGTGGTTCGAGGCGTGCCGCGGCACCACCGCAGGAGCGGTACGGGCGGTCGCCGACCGCTCCCCCGACGCGGAGATGCTGGTCAGCGTCGCGAAAGCCTATGTGGCCGAGCGGGCCCCGGTGATCCTGCAGGACAGTGTGCAGCTGCACGGCGGTATCGGTGTGACCTGGGAACACGATCTGCATCTGTACCTGCGCCGGGTGGCGCTCTACCGCGCGGTGTACGGATCGCCCGAGGATCACCACCGCGCCGTCTACCGGCTGAGCAAGAAGGCAGAGGTTCCGGCATGA
- a CDS encoding acyl-CoA dehydrogenase family protein, translating to MTDTVTSTETTESVADFAARARAWLAENMPRVDPDHPPFSVRAEQSSWDRAQELQKRLHEGGFAGICFPREYGGLGLDYAYQKAFNAECRSYEMPLILNTPTFTICAATILDMGTEQQKRDRISAAVRGDEVLCQLLSEPSGGSDLAGVITRADKHGDTWIINGAKTWSTSAFAADYGLLLARTDWTVPKHEGLTMFLVPLNAPGITMRRIKEVNGNEEFCEEFFDGLELGDDAVVGEVNKGWEVATRQLHHERRAVGGGSEFASGTAAENANEMPPDHVGLAEATGQTDDPRVQDLAGRALTRRIVKEQLIDHVFRSIGNGSLPPNAGTLIRLFHAETTELEVDTALAIAGTAGVIDEGFGAPDLEGLLDVGVRYLSRQTGSIGGGTSEMARNVISERILGFPREAAADKGVPFNQVKRNKS from the coding sequence ATGACCGACACCGTGACATCGACCGAGACCACAGAATCCGTCGCGGATTTCGCCGCACGCGCCCGCGCGTGGCTGGCCGAGAACATGCCGCGGGTCGATCCGGACCACCCCCCGTTCTCGGTGCGCGCCGAGCAATCGTCCTGGGATCGTGCCCAGGAGCTGCAGAAGCGGTTGCACGAGGGCGGATTCGCCGGGATCTGTTTCCCTCGCGAATACGGCGGCCTCGGGCTGGACTACGCGTACCAGAAGGCGTTCAACGCCGAATGCCGCAGCTATGAGATGCCGCTGATTCTGAACACCCCGACGTTCACGATCTGTGCGGCGACCATTCTCGACATGGGTACCGAGCAGCAGAAACGCGACCGCATCTCGGCGGCCGTCCGCGGCGACGAGGTGCTGTGCCAGCTGCTGTCCGAACCCAGTGGCGGATCCGATCTCGCCGGGGTGATCACCCGCGCCGACAAGCACGGCGATACGTGGATCATCAACGGCGCCAAGACGTGGAGCACCAGCGCCTTCGCCGCCGACTACGGTCTGCTGCTGGCCCGCACCGACTGGACCGTGCCCAAGCACGAGGGTCTGACGATGTTCCTGGTGCCGCTGAACGCGCCCGGCATCACGATGCGCCGCATCAAAGAGGTCAACGGCAACGAGGAGTTCTGCGAGGAGTTCTTCGACGGTCTCGAGCTCGGCGACGACGCGGTGGTCGGCGAGGTGAACAAGGGCTGGGAAGTCGCGACCCGCCAGCTGCACCACGAACGCCGGGCGGTCGGTGGGGGTTCGGAGTTCGCCAGCGGCACCGCGGCCGAGAACGCCAACGAGATGCCACCCGACCACGTCGGGCTCGCCGAGGCCACCGGGCAGACCGACGATCCCCGGGTCCAGGATCTCGCCGGGCGCGCACTGACCCGTCGCATCGTCAAGGAACAGCTGATCGACCATGTGTTCCGCAGCATCGGCAACGGCTCACTTCCGCCGAACGCGGGCACGCTGATCCGGCTGTTCCACGCCGAGACCACCGAACTCGAGGTCGACACCGCGCTGGCGATCGCCGGCACCGCCGGCGTGATCGACGAGGGTTTCGGCGCACCGGATCTCGAGGGTCTGCTCGACGTGGGCGTGCGGTACCTGTCGCGGCAGACCGGGTCGATCGGTGGCGGAACGTCGGAGATGGCGCGCAACGTCATCAGTGAACGCATCCTCGGATTCCCACGGGAAGCGGCCGCCGACAAGGGTGTTCCGTTCAACCAGGTCAAGCGCAACAAGAGCTGA